A genomic stretch from Haloferax sp. Atlit-12N includes:
- a CDS encoding cytochrome bc complex cytochrome b subunit: MSDNEPENEEIRSDGAGIVAPDDETPTWSERKARKTGLSRLTYEYFERARREDQDLRTESDYVERDVLAFPTWPHETVRNLSIASFFVGMILFLSATMPPHIGNPANPSSTPAIILPDWYLYWSFGLLKLNPLNPELAILGGQKLMADRTYGVLANGVVVGFIAIVPFLNKGSARRPVEQPFWSAVGVFGVVFAMTISLLAIKNLMPMNVDLLFDLTFLLPFVFGTITYAILKTMREGYMYNLNRRYYRLRPPK, encoded by the coding sequence GGCGCGGGCATCGTGGCCCCGGACGACGAGACGCCCACGTGGAGCGAGCGCAAGGCTCGCAAGACGGGGCTCTCCCGGCTCACCTACGAGTACTTCGAGCGCGCACGTCGTGAAGACCAGGACCTCCGCACGGAGTCCGACTACGTCGAACGCGACGTGCTGGCGTTCCCCACGTGGCCCCACGAGACCGTTCGTAACCTCTCGATTGCGTCGTTCTTCGTCGGGATGATTCTGTTCCTCTCGGCGACCATGCCGCCGCACATCGGCAACCCCGCGAATCCGTCGAGTACCCCGGCGATTATCCTGCCCGACTGGTATCTCTACTGGTCGTTCGGCCTGCTCAAGCTCAACCCGCTGAACCCCGAACTGGCCATCCTCGGCGGACAGAAGCTGATGGCCGACCGTACCTACGGCGTGCTGGCGAACGGCGTCGTCGTCGGCTTCATCGCCATCGTGCCCTTCCTCAACAAGGGCTCGGCCCGGCGACCCGTCGAGCAGCCGTTCTGGTCCGCAGTCGGCGTCTTCGGCGTGGTGTTCGCGATGACCATCTCGCTTCTGGCCATCAAGAACCTCATGCCGATGAACGTCGACCTGCTGTTCGACCTGACGTTCCTGCTCCCGTTCGTCTTCGGGACCATCACCTACGCGATACTGAAGACGATGCGCGAGGGGTACATGTACAACCTCAACCGCCGCTACTACCGGCTTCGCCCGCCGAAATAG
- a CDS encoding NAD(+)/NADH kinase, giving the protein MRFGIVGDDSVATAVRAAGASVEPEPADADAVVAVGEAALSAVALGSEWSCPVVPVDCGAPWSTPRRDLESRLSTVAAGDGRVVDHPTLSLRVGGDAAGRALLDAMLVTSEPAHISEYGVAHAEAAVPFSSEPTDESRAAARWTPVDEFRADGVVVATPLGSSGYARAAGGAVVGPAAGLAVVPVSPYATQTNSWVLQPPVRLSVERDDAPVSLVADDEVVREVHPSESVVIDRDGSVPLLVE; this is encoded by the coding sequence ATGAGATTCGGTATCGTCGGTGACGACTCGGTCGCCACCGCCGTCAGAGCGGCCGGTGCGTCGGTCGAACCGGAGCCGGCCGACGCGGACGCCGTCGTCGCCGTCGGCGAGGCGGCGCTCTCGGCGGTCGCCCTCGGCTCCGAGTGGTCGTGCCCGGTCGTCCCCGTCGACTGCGGCGCGCCGTGGTCGACCCCGCGCCGCGACCTCGAATCGCGACTGTCCACGGTCGCCGCGGGTGACGGTCGGGTCGTCGACCACCCGACGCTCTCGCTCCGCGTCGGCGGCGACGCGGCGGGTCGCGCGCTCCTCGACGCGATGCTCGTCACGAGCGAACCGGCGCATATCTCCGAGTACGGCGTCGCCCACGCGGAGGCCGCGGTCCCCTTCTCGTCCGAACCGACCGACGAGTCGCGCGCGGCGGCGCGCTGGACGCCGGTCGACGAGTTCCGCGCCGACGGCGTCGTCGTCGCCACGCCGCTCGGGAGTTCCGGCTACGCGCGCGCCGCTGGCGGCGCGGTCGTCGGTCCCGCCGCTGGACTCGCCGTCGTGCCCGTCTCACCGTACGCGACCCAGACGAACTCGTGGGTCCTCCAGCCGCCCGTCCGACTATCGGTCGAACGCGACGACGCGCCCGTCTCGCTCGTCGCCGACGACGAGGTCGTCCGGGAAGTCCACCCGTCGGAGTCGGTTGTCATCGACCGCGACGGGAGCGTTCCGCTTCTCGTCGAGTGA
- a CDS encoding M28 family peptidase: MSDWIGDTFTSEVGWNHLETLVDIGNRMAGSPGEREAMEATRDALERVGARNARIDPFEIQGWERGDSALYAADTTQDCIALPRSPAGTASGELVDLGYGLPEDFDRDLSGKVVVVSTTVPDHYDRFIHRREKYYYAVEAGAAAFVFANHVPGQLPPTGSVGTAEAPIGDIPAVGVSKEVGARLRRRFDGDEVTVDVTCEVPAAESGNVHAELGPDTDEEVLVTSHLDAHDIAEGAMDNGAGTAMVVEVARALAAREDELDTRVRFVCFGAEEVGLVGSEYEADRLGDDRANVKAIVNNDGVVAGRTLKLTTHGFDELGTAAETVAERFDHDVSSLPEQLPHSDHWPFVAHGVPAYMVGSEKEGRGRGWGHTHADTIEKLESRTLREQAILLTELTVELADADREIPHADPADIAAALEAEDQAEGMKVTGDWPF, translated from the coding sequence ATGAGTGACTGGATAGGCGACACGTTCACCAGCGAGGTCGGCTGGAACCACCTGGAGACGCTCGTCGACATCGGCAACCGAATGGCCGGTTCACCCGGCGAGCGCGAGGCGATGGAGGCGACCCGCGACGCACTCGAACGCGTCGGCGCGCGCAACGCCCGCATCGACCCCTTCGAGATTCAGGGCTGGGAACGCGGCGACAGCGCCCTCTACGCCGCCGACACCACGCAGGACTGCATCGCACTCCCGCGCAGTCCCGCCGGCACCGCGAGCGGCGAACTGGTCGACCTCGGTTACGGCCTGCCCGAGGACTTCGACCGCGACCTCTCGGGGAAGGTCGTCGTCGTCTCCACGACGGTGCCCGACCACTACGACCGCTTCATCCACCGCCGCGAGAAGTACTACTACGCCGTCGAGGCCGGCGCGGCCGCGTTCGTCTTCGCCAACCACGTCCCCGGCCAACTCCCGCCCACGGGGAGCGTCGGTACCGCAGAGGCCCCCATCGGCGACATCCCCGCGGTCGGCGTGAGCAAAGAGGTCGGCGCGCGCCTCCGCCGCCGGTTCGACGGTGACGAGGTGACCGTCGACGTGACCTGCGAAGTGCCCGCGGCCGAAAGCGGGAACGTCCACGCCGAACTCGGTCCCGACACTGACGAGGAGGTACTCGTCACGAGCCACCTCGACGCCCACGACATCGCCGAGGGCGCGATGGACAACGGCGCGGGCACCGCGATGGTGGTCGAGGTCGCCCGCGCGCTCGCCGCCCGCGAGGACGAACTCGACACGCGCGTCCGCTTCGTCTGCTTCGGCGCGGAGGAAGTCGGCCTCGTCGGCTCCGAGTACGAGGCCGACCGCCTCGGCGACGACCGGGCAAACGTGAAGGCCATCGTCAACAACGACGGCGTCGTCGCCGGGCGGACGCTCAAGCTCACGACTCACGGCTTCGACGAACTCGGAACCGCCGCCGAGACGGTTGCCGAGCGGTTCGACCACGACGTTTCGTCGCTCCCCGAACAGCTCCCACACAGCGACCACTGGCCGTTCGTCGCCCACGGCGTCCCGGCGTACATGGTCGGGAGCGAGAAGGAAGGCCGCGGCCGCGGCTGGGGCCACACCCACGCCGACACCATCGAGAAACTGGAGTCGCGGACGCTCCGAGAGCAGGCGATTCTCCTGACGGAACTGACCGTCGAACTCGCCGACGCAGACCGCGAGATACCCCACGCCGACCCCGCGGACATCGCGGCGGCGCTCGAAGCCGAAGACCAAGCGGAAGGCATGAAAGTCACCGGCGACTGGCCGTTCTGA
- a CDS encoding thiolase domain-containing protein — protein sequence MTDVRIAGVGLTKFGSHPERTGRDLFAEAALAAREDAGVSRDDYEEIFYGNFMGELAEKQGHQGPVMAEAAGLDCPATRYEQACASAGVAFRQAVATIRSGAADVVLAGGMERMNNLGTAEVTQSLAIAADELFEVRAGVTFPGAYALMARAYFDAFGGDNEDLAHIAVKNHANAMQNDYAQFHREITVEDALESPVVADPLTLYDACPITDGASAVVLVSDDYAERHDLDAPVSVTGSGQGGDKAALQDRPHLARTPAATKAADAAYADAGIGPDDVDVAEVHDCFTIAEVLALESLGLYDHGEGVGAAARGETTRDGDLPVNLSGGLKAKGHPVGATGTAQIVEMTKLLRGDHGNSDAVPDARVGVTHNAGGTVASAVVHVLEVDR from the coding sequence ATGACTGACGTGCGAATCGCCGGGGTCGGACTGACGAAGTTCGGCAGCCACCCCGAGCGAACCGGCCGCGACCTGTTCGCGGAGGCCGCCCTCGCCGCCCGTGAGGACGCCGGCGTCTCCCGCGACGACTACGAGGAAATCTTCTACGGCAACTTCATGGGCGAACTCGCCGAGAAGCAGGGCCATCAGGGGCCGGTCATGGCCGAGGCCGCCGGCCTCGACTGCCCCGCGACCCGCTACGAGCAGGCCTGTGCCTCCGCGGGCGTCGCCTTCCGGCAGGCCGTCGCGACGATTCGGAGTGGCGCGGCCGACGTGGTCCTCGCCGGCGGCATGGAACGCATGAACAACCTCGGGACCGCCGAGGTGACCCAGTCGCTCGCCATCGCCGCGGACGAACTGTTCGAGGTCCGTGCGGGCGTCACGTTCCCCGGCGCGTACGCGCTCATGGCCCGCGCGTACTTCGACGCCTTCGGCGGCGACAACGAGGACCTCGCGCACATCGCGGTGAAGAACCACGCCAACGCGATGCAGAACGACTACGCGCAGTTCCACCGCGAAATTACCGTCGAGGACGCGCTCGAGAGCCCCGTCGTCGCCGACCCGCTCACACTCTACGACGCCTGTCCCATCACCGACGGCGCGAGCGCGGTCGTCCTCGTCAGCGACGACTACGCCGAGCGACACGACCTCGACGCGCCCGTCTCCGTCACCGGGTCGGGACAGGGCGGCGACAAGGCGGCGCTCCAAGACAGGCCCCACCTCGCGCGGACGCCCGCCGCGACGAAGGCCGCCGACGCCGCCTACGCGGACGCCGGCATCGGTCCCGACGACGTGGACGTGGCCGAGGTCCACGACTGCTTCACCATCGCCGAGGTGCTCGCGCTCGAGTCGCTCGGCCTCTACGACCACGGCGAGGGAGTCGGCGCGGCCGCCCGCGGCGAGACGACCCGCGACGGCGACCTTCCGGTGAACCTCTCGGGCGGTCTCAAGGCGAAGGGCCACCCCGTCGGCGCGACGGGGACCGCCCAAATCGTCGAGATGACGAAGCTCCTCCGCGGCGACCACGGCAACAGCGACGCCGTCCCCGACGCTCGGGTCGGCGTCACCCACAACGCGGGTGGCACCGTCGCCAGCGCGGTCGTCCACGTCCTGGAGGTGGACCGATGA
- a CDS encoding Zn-ribbon domain-containing OB-fold protein encodes MTDTGYDEWLAAIADGEGCYLACPDGHGSLPPRRSCPHCGAAELTAEPLPETGEIRTFTEVHVPAPNFADEAPYVTAIASFGPVKLTGVVRDLPADEVDLGTTVSIDVGENATTDERLLVFRPASE; translated from the coding sequence ATGACCGACACCGGCTACGACGAGTGGCTGGCCGCAATCGCGGACGGGGAGGGCTGCTATCTCGCGTGTCCGGACGGCCACGGCTCGCTCCCGCCGCGGCGCTCCTGTCCGCATTGCGGCGCGGCCGAGTTGACGGCGGAACCGCTCCCGGAGACGGGCGAGATACGCACCTTCACCGAGGTACACGTCCCCGCGCCGAACTTCGCCGACGAAGCGCCCTACGTGACGGCAATCGCGTCGTTCGGTCCCGTCAAACTCACGGGCGTCGTCCGCGACCTCCCCGCCGACGAGGTCGACCTCGGCACGACCGTCTCGATAGACGTGGGCGAGAACGCGACGACCGACGAGCGGTTGCTCGTGTTCCGGCCCGCGAGCGAGTAG